TTGTATAATATCGAGGTCTTCACCTATTCATGATAAATAAGAATTTCAATATGGAGCGTACCTATGCATATAATACTACATGCTTTCGGttccttctttttgagATCGTTTAGCAACTTTTCCAATAATTCATCCATATGCAATTATTTATGTAGTTCACTAATAAAAGTGTTCAGGCACAAGTCAAAGACAAACGATTAAACTTTAGCTAAAAGGGATCATTTAGATGACGAAGTTCAGATCTCAAGTTTATTATAATACAATGAAAATcgttatatttttacaagTACTAGTATGCTAGACATATTCTTTAATAATGTATCTGCCCGAGGTTAAAGCAAAATCTTCATAATATAtagaattaaaataaatgaataaaattcCCACTCaactttgttttaaattggTGAAGTAATAATGCCAACAGCTTTTGAGTCACTTTCACGAtaaatttgcaaaagcGACCGATAAGAGAATCCCGCAAATTGAAGTCAATTAAgatttaaatataattttttatgaatttaaaaacagGAAAATCTTATGAGAAAATTCCACTGGTTTACGCAGACacgtattttttataaactGATACTAAAATAGGGCCtctataaaataattagttTTATTATGAAAGATTAATAATTAGTTCGTTCtaaattttacaattaaataaaaatttaaaattatcagACTTTTAATATGCTTTTGCTCCGAATATTATATGAATATATGACAGTAAATCTACAGGCTTGTTATTTTATCgaacttatttttttaaaaaattaccagataaaataaaatattaaaacattcatttttatcatttaatGTTATTTACGTTCACTTTTAAGCAAATTGTTAGGTCTTCTTTTACAACAACGTTAATTCATAAAactgtattttttatatttcaagAAAGTGTGAATTTATATCAATTATTGCAAAAGATTATGTGCTGTTGAATGAACCACATAGTTGATCGTATTGTTAACCAAGCAGCAATTGTTGCTTAGTTCCTAGTCGTTCCGGTGCTtgaaaactaaaaataattaattcaatGTGAGCAAACACAAAACATAAAACACCATTAGCGCATAGAGGGTATAGGTGATCAATTATTCAGAGCAGTTTTAGCTTCTTCGGCTTTACCATTTATTCCGCCTCAAGCTTTGCTTACAGTGTTATGTTCAGACACTCAAAACTTGACTTTACATCGAGATGTAGAGATGAATGCGtcctattttttgtatttcaaaaattacaGCAAAAACACTTGTGTAGTAGATTATGagatattattattattataccGTATTCAGCATTTTGTACTTATTTTACGAAGTATTTCTTAAATTCCACAGTATTATAATTCATCATTGCTTCGTGTACTTTAGCTACAGCCTTTCTTGTCTTACCACATTTAGTAAAGCTAGTACACCACCACATTAACAATCCCAGGCTATTATTTGTATGGTAAAAAGtgaaatttccaaaaaataaatgcttTACATATGGAATGGATAGACttgttttttcatattGTCCTTCAAGCAAGGTGACTGCCAGATTCTTGGTTaaattttgcttcattGAATATCAAGATAGTCAAGAACCATGCATTTGCACCattcaattgttttcaGGGAATGAATCAGGATCTTTAATGCAAAAATGTTTcgtttcaaaaataccaAATAAGAGTCTACTTCCTACTGAGCTTTCTAAGATATCAACTCATGAGTGGCTCGACTTTGGGGTTACCGTTTCTGAGCTCTCATTGAACGCAAAATTTGTAGTGTCTGCCTGGAAACCATCCTTTAATGATGAGGAAGTCTATGAATTTGTGGGCTGTACAACGTATCGactttttgatgaaaataatttactaaGGCAAGGTCTCCAAAAAATACCTTTACAGacttcaaaagaaataaagaagtaCTCGCCAACATCGTTGGAACTAGAACaagttaaagaaataaaccGGCTTGACGGTTTACTTCTCAAATTACAGTTGGGCGATGTTCCATCCGTTAATTGGCTGGATGATATATCCTTTGGAAAAATCAAAGACTTTAGATCTAAGCACATGTCTCTCGTCACTATCCCTATTTTGTATCttgattttcttcaattctCTTTCCCCGTCGTCTTTCAACGATCCTACTATCCCAAATCTGAAAATCGAGTATATTACTCGTCCTTTGATTTGGAGTTAAATCTAGATAGTCCAGCTGAGCTGAAACATAGACGACTGGTTCGTTCTCAACGTAATGGACCTTTGGATAAGGACTTAAAACctaattcaaaaattcgaaAAGAGCTTGAGTCAATTTTATCTTATCCACCAAGCGAAGAATTATCACTTGAAGAAAAGGACCTTATTTGGAAGTTTAGATTTTATCTTACCAGGAATAAGAAAGCAATGACTAAATTCTTGAAAAGCGTTGTTTGGACTGATTCATCTGAAGTCAATCAAGCACTTAGTCTTTTAGATAGCTGGACCGAAATTGACATTGACGATGCATTGGAATTACTAAGTCCTTCATTTGTACACCCTAAGGTTCGTGCCTACGCTGTCTCTCGTTTAGAGACTGCTTCGAATGAAGAATTGTTGTTATACCTTCTCCAACTGGTTCAAGCATTACGATATGACAACCCTATCAGCTCTGATGAAAGGTTCCAACCTAGCCCTCTTGCCTTATTTCTTGTAAATAGAGCAATATCATCACCGAGTATCGGAAATGATTTATATTGGTACTTAGTAGTAGAGATTGAAGATGAGCCCGTAAGCAAGCTATTTTCTTCCGTcatgtttctttttcaaaaagagcTTTCAAAGTCTGTGGAAGGAAGATTGATCCGCGAAACACTTTCTGCTCAGGCAAAATTCGTTGAAAAATTACTACGCATAAGTAAATCTGTACAATCATTTCGCGGTACTcgattgaagaaaattgaatacTTAAAAGTCCTTTTAGAAGATCATAAGTATCATTTACTGGATTTTCATGCTTTACCACTTCCTCTAGATCCATCCGTAAATATAGTTGGCATTATTCCAGATGCCTGTACGGTATTCAAATCTACCATGCAACCTTTACgcttactttttaaatgcCAAGATGGATCAAAATATcctataatatttaaaaacgGTGATGATTTACGTCAAGACCAGCTTGTTATTCAAATATTAACACTTATGGATAAGCTGttgaagaaagagaaattgGATTTGCATTTAAAGCCCTATAGAATCCTTGCAACAGGTCCCACTCATGGTGCCGTACAATTTGTACCGTCTAAAACCCTTGCTACTATTTTAGCAGAATATCATGGTAGTGTTTTAGCTTATTTACGAGAAAACAATCCAGATGATGGATTAAATTCTGCGAATTACGGGATAGACCCTGTTGCTATGGACAACTACGTTCGAAGCTGCGCAGGTTATTGTGTAATCACTTATTTATTAGGAGTTGGTGATCGGCACTTAGACAATCTCTTGATTACGAAAGACggtcatttttttcatgcTGACTTTGGTTATATTCTGGGTCGTGATCCTAAGCTTTTTTCACCAGCTATGAAACTTTCTAAGGAAATGGTTGAAGGTATGGGGGGCTACAATTCTCCCTTTTATCAGCAATTTAAATCCTATTGCTATACAACTTTTACTGCTTTACGAAAATCTTCGAACCTGATCCTTAACTTGTTTTCGTTGATGGTTGATGCGAATATACCCGATATAAAATTtgacaaagaaaaagtagTATATAAAGTCAAAGAAagattttgtttacaaatgtCTGAATCAGATGCcatcaaatattttgaacaattaattaatgattCTGTCAGTGCTCTGTTTCCTCAAATCATAGATCGCATGCACAATCTTGCGCAGTATATGCGATCCTAAACATTAATGACTTAATGATTATATGCCCACATTtacacttttttttttatccaaACTTGCTTTTCCATTATAGCTGTTGTTGAACTAATACATTATTATGCCTAGTAAAAAGGTTGTGTTTTCTAAAGAAAGTGATGAATTGTATAATTGACGGTGTGTAATTTACCGAATTCACCGAGAACAATCTAAAGTAGTTTTGCATAATGCATAAACCCCACAAATTGGAATGTCAACTATTAATACTGTATCATTAAATCAAGATGCCTCATGCATGTCTGTTGCGCTAGATACAGGCTATaaaatctttcaaattaaCCCTCTAAAGCTGCGCGCTCAAAGACGTAAGTTTTGCAATATGCAGATCTCttatttgaatatttacaattgtCTAGAGTTCAATGACGGTGGTCTTTCAATAGtcaaaatgctttttaGAAGCAATGTTTTACTCTTAGTAGGCGGCGGTGGAAATCCAAAATACGCACCAAATAAGGTAAGTTTGAGTAAtgctttgttttcttttagctAAGCTTGTTTACAGCTTATTGTTTGGGATGATGTGAAAGAGAGGCCGGTAAAAGAGCttgaattgaattttgaaataaaaggaatatGTTTCGATGGGAAATTGTACgttcttctcttttataTTGCTTGTCGTCTTATTAACAACTAACATATCTAAGATTAGCAATTGCAACCGCATCAAAGCTATTTTTGTACCAATTCGGAAATAACTTAAAACTACAAAGATGCCTTGATACCCAGAATCCAAAAGGTAAGACATTCTTTGCTTAGCATAGTCGAAGCTGACTTTTGAAATGTAGGCTTATGCGCTATGGTTACTACTGTTGAGAAAACTGCTATCGTTTTTCCTTCTAGAAAGGTCGGCCAGCTGcaaatattatttctttttaaggATCATATGAACACTAGCATAGTGCCTGCACATGATAGTGAGATATCATGTTTGGGTATATCCAAAACTGGTTCAAAAATAGCATCCTCTTCAACAAACGGTACTTTAATTCGTATTTGGAATTCAGAAACTggagaaaaaatttgcGAATTTCGTCGTGGCTATCAACACACGGCAGTTTGTCAATTAGCGTTTTCTCCCGATGAATTATTGTTGGCTTGTGCAAGTAAGAAAGAAACTTTACATATATTTTCTCTTCACGGAAGTCCTAATACAATTCGTCAATTAACGTCTGAAGAACCTTATGAGGAAGCAAGTGAATTTAAATCTTCTACAACCGAACCCCGTCAAACTCACTGGAAACGAAAATTACTTAAGTTAATTGATAGTGGAAAACGTGCACATTGGAGAATTCAGCTTTATCAATCTAACCCTGTACTTTTACATTGGTTAGATGAAATGACTATTCTTATTTGTTACAAGGATGCTGCATATCAGAAATTAAAGCTTACGATTGAAGAATCTTCCAAAAGTGTGGAACATGCTAATCAACATGTATGCTTTCATTATGATTATACACTAGAGGCAGATGGGTCTTTATGCTGATGACTTTCGATTTCTTTCTAGTACTTTACCTTTCTACATTAgataattttgtatataacttttcaaataacGTCTcattaatgattttatgTTAAACAATGATACTATCCTAATTGTGCATGAATTTTAATACGTATCAAGTTTTAGCTAGTTCACCgaagaatttattgaaCAACGGACATTgtgaataaatttatagTAATTTAAGGCAATGGACCACTTTTAAGACTATTATGTTTGAATGtcattttaaaagatgTTTTCTAAATTAACAGTCTTCATGACTATAGGCATTTAAAGAGTCATTAGTTAACGCCTTAAGCA
This portion of the Schizosaccharomyces pombe strain 972h- genome assembly, chromosome: I genome encodes:
- the pik3 gene encoding phosphatidylinositol 3-kinase Pik3: MDRLVFSYCPSSKVTARFLVKFCFIEYQDSQEPCICTIQLFSGNESGSLMQKCFVSKIPNKSLLPTELSKISTHEWLDFGVTVSELSLNAKFVVSAWKPSFNDEEVYEFVGCTTYRLFDENNLLRQGLQKIPLQTSKEIKKYSPTSLELEQVKEINRLDGLLLKLQLGDVPSVNWLDDISFGKIKDFRSKHMSLVTIPILYLDFLQFSFPVVFQRSYYPKSENRVYYSSFDLELNLDSPAELKHRRLVRSQRNGPLDKDLKPNSKIRKELESILSYPPSEELSLEEKDLIWKFRFYLTRNKKAMTKFLKSVVWTDSSEVNQALSLLDSWTEIDIDDALELLSPSFVHPKVRAYAVSRLETASNEELLLYLLQLVQALRYDNPISSDERFQPSPLALFLVNRAISSPSIGNDLYWYLVVEIEDEPVSKLFSSVMFLFQKELSKSVEGRLIRETLSAQAKFVEKLLRISKSVQSFRGTRLKKIEYLKVLLEDHKYHLLDFHALPLPLDPSVNIVGIIPDACTVFKSTMQPLRLLFKCQDGSKYPIIFKNGDDLRQDQLVIQILTLMDKLLKKEKLDLHLKPYRILATGPTHGAVQFVPSKTLATILAEYHGSVLAYLRENNPDDGLNSANYGIDPVAMDNYVRSCAGYCVITYLLGVGDRHLDNLLITKDGHFFHADFGYILGRDPKLFSPAMKLSKEMVEGMGGYNSPFYQQFKSYCYTTFTALRKSSNLILNLFSLMVDANIPDIKFDKEKVVYKVKERFCLQMSESDAIKYFEQLINDSVSALFPQIIDRMHNLAQYMRS
- the atg1803 gene encoding WD repeat-containing protein Atg1803, with translation MSTINTVSLNQDASCMSVALDTGYKIFQINPLKLRAQRQFNDGGLSIVKMLFRSNVLLLVGGGGNPKYAPNKLIVWDDVKERPVKELELNFEIKGICFDGKLLAIATASKLFLYQFGNNLKLQRCLDTQNPKGLCAMVTTVEKTAIVFPSRKVGQLQILFLFKDHMNTSIVPAHDSEISCLGISKTGSKIASSSTNGTLIRIWNSETGEKICEFRRGYQHTAVCQLAFSPDELLLACASKKETLHIFSLHGSPNTIRQLTSEEPYEEASEFKSSTTEPRQTHWKRKLLKLIDSGKRAHWRIQLYQSNPVLLHWLDEMTILICYKDAAYQKLKLTIEESSKSVEHANQHVCFHYDYTLEADGSLC